GTAGGTGGCGGCCACGCCCACGCCGGCGACGACGGTGGCGATCACGAGCGAGAACAGGAACTTGAAGAAGCGCAGGATGAAGATCAACGTTCGGACTCCAGTTGCCCTGCGTCCGGTGCTAGCGCCGCCGTGCCTCCACCAGCTGGTTCACGCGGCCGCGCAGGTTCTTCCCGGACAGCGGCTTGTACACGATATCGTCTGCGCCCACCAGTTTGGCGTGGTCGCGCGTCTGATCATCGTCGAAGCCCGTGAGAAGAAGCACAGGGATGCCCCTCAGGCGCTTGATGCGCTTCACGCGGGAGCAGATCTCGAAGCCGTCCATGTGGGGCATCTTGATGTCCAGCAGCATCACGTCCGGCGTGTTGTCGCGCAGATAGTCGAGCGCGGCCTTGCCGTCCGACACCGCCACGATGTCATGCCCGTCGGCCGACAGGATGACCTCCAGCATGGTGCGGATGGCCGGTTCGTCGTCCGCGACGAGGATGGTGTACGCCATGCCCTCATGATAGGACAGCGTGTCTGACGCGGATCAAACAGACGGCGGCGCGCACGGCCCGTCAGTCCTGCGGGCACAGCGGACTGGACCGGGGCGCGCCCTCGGACAGCTGGACATCGTTGCGGCCCTGCGCCTTGGCGGCGTACATGGCCCGGTCGGCGCGCGCCAGCACGTGGTCCGGGTGCTCGCCCGGACGCGCGCTCGCCACCCCGAAGCACGCCGTGATGCCCCGGACCGGGCCGTGCTCCTGGGCGTGCAGGCTGGCCCGCAACATGTCCAGCATGCCCTGCACGTCGGCCGGCGGGGTGGGGGGCAGCACCAGCAGGAACTCCTCGCCGCCCCAGCGGGCCGCCAGTCCGCCCACCGGCAGGCGCGAGCGCACGCTGGCCCCCACGCCGCGCAGCACGGCGTCGCCGGTCGCGTGCCCGTGCGTGTCGTTCACCGCCTTGAAGTGGTCGAGGTCGAACAGCACCAGCGTGAACGCCTCTGCGCGCGCGGCGAGGTCCGCGAGACGTTCCTCGGCGGCGCGGCGGTTCGCCAGGCCCGTCAGGACGTCCGTGAACGCGGCGGCCCGCGACGCCATCAGGCGGTGGTGCTGCACGCCGATGGTGCGGTTCAGCACGATCAGCACCGCGCCCGTGAGCAGGAACTGGACGGACGCGCTCGTCAGGCCCACGCGCGTGGCGGCCGGCACCGTGAAGCCGACGTGCCACGCGCAGATCAGTGCCGCGAGTCCCAGCACGCCGCCCGTCACCGCCGTGGCCGCCCGCGACGGAAACGCCAGGAACGCCGCGGCGTAGATCACCGCGAACCAGTAGGTGCTCTCCATCAGCGTGACGGACGTCTGGGACAGCACCGAGAACTGATGGTTCAGCGCGAGCAGCACGTAGGCCGCGCCGCCCACGTAGGCGACGCGCATCGCCGTCGGCAGCTCCAGCCGCCGGGTCCACAGCAATCCCTGGAGGGTCAGCAGCAGCAGCGCCAAGCCCGGCAGCGCCCACACGTCCAGCCGGTCGTAGTGCGGCCGTTGCAGCGCCAGGGCCGCCGCGCTCGCCACCAGGGTCAGCCCGACCAGCGCCGAGAACATCCGCTCCTGGCTGCGTTGCCACGCGGCGGCCTGTGGAACGTCGTGCGGGGTCGTGGGCGTGCTGGGCAAGCAGTCTCCGGGGTGTCAGGAACTTCTGGATGACGGAACGCCCGGGAGTCTACTGCTTCATGTTGAGCAACTCAAAAAGAAATGATGTGGAGTGTGACCGCCGCGCCGGTGACCGCCCGGCGGGCGTCACGAACCGTCCAGCACCACGTGATGCACCCGGCAGCGGGCCTCGTAGCTCTCCAGCGCGCCCACCAGCACCACCGGGTCGTCGAAGCGCGCCGGCTGCCCGCCGATCAGGCGCTGCGAGCGCGTGGCCGGCGCGCCGCATACCGTGCAGATCGCAGTGAGCTTCTCCACGCTCTCGGCGCGCGCCAGCAGGCCCGGCATGCACCCGAAGGGCTCCGCGCGGAAGTCCAGGTCCAGCCCCGCGAGGATCACGCGCACGCCCTGGTCGGCCAGGTCCAGCGCGAGCGGCACGACCTCGCCGTCCAGGAACTGCACCTCGTCGATCCCGACCACGTCCGGCAGGGGCAGCGGCTCCCCGCGCAGCAGCGCGCCCTCGCCGCTGAGGTGCGCGCGGATGTCGGCGGCGCTGCGCACGGCCACGGCGTCCACGGTGCGGCCCGCGTGGCTGGCGACCGCCGCCGCGTGGTAGCGGTCGTCCAGGGCGGGCTTGTACACCTGCACCCGCTGGCGGGCGATCACGGCGCGCGTCACGCGGCGGATCAGCTCCTCGCTCTTGCCGCTGAACATCGGGCCGACGATCACCTCGAGGTGGCCGCCGTGGTAGGGGGATCTGAGCACGTGGGGGAGTATGCCAGATGGGCGGCCCGCCTGACCGGGCTCCTGCCGACCCCCACACGGCGGCGGCACCCGCCGTCCTGGCCGGGTGCCGCCGCGTGCCGCGGAGCGGACTTACTTCTTCTTGTTGCGGTACGAGTCGCCGAAGCGCTTGTTGAACTTGTCCACGCGGCCCTCGGTGTCGACGAAACGCTCCTCGCCGGTCCAGAAGGGGTGGACGCCGCTCCACACGTCCACGTGGATCTCGGGACGGGTGCTCAGGGTCTCCATGACGACCTTGCCCTGGTAGATGATCTTGGTGGGAACGACTTTCGGGTGGATGTCCTTCTTCATGTGGTGCCTCCTCCGTCACGTCTGACCGGCTCGGGCCGGGTGTGCGTCACGGGCAACCGAAGAAGTATACACGTCCGGGGCCTCATCCGTGAAGGGCCGGCGGCAGCGCCACCAGCCACGGCCAGCGCGCCACGTACGACGCGACCTTCGCGGCATACAGGTCCGGCGTGTGGTTGCGCGGGTTCAGGCGCAGCAGCCCCGCCGCCAGATCGTCCAGGCCCGAGGGCGCGTACACCCGGCCGGCGGCGTCCACGCCCACCCGCGTGCACTCCACCAGAAACTGGTCGATGCCGTCCCGCACGCTGGTCAGCGGGGGCCGCACCAGGCCGGTGCGCTGCGGGAACCACAGGTGCACCCGCGCCTGGTTGCGCACCTCCACCCGCACGTCCAGGTCGCGGAACACCGCGGTGGCGCGGCGGATCACGCGGTCCTCGGCGTCGAAGCTCGCGTCGTCGTCCCAGTAGAAGATGTCGTAGTCGAGGATATACGCGCCCGGCGGCTGCCCGCTGCGCACGTTCCACACGGTCTGGAACAGCGCTCCGGCCACCAGATGCGTCTGCTGCGTGCCCAGGGCCGCGAGCCGCCCCAGGATCGCCGCCGTGACCGGGTTGCGCCGGACGGTGTCCAGGAACTCGGCCTCCGTCACGCCGGCCGTGCGTTTCGCAGCAGCGCCGGATAGCGCTCCGCGCACGGCCACGCGCGGTCCCAGCCGGGCCACGAGTGCCCCAGCCGCAGCGGCGGCAGCAGGTCTCCGGGCACCGCGATGCCGCGTGCGCCCAGGATGGCGCCAGTCACGCAGGCCACGGTGTCGCTGTCGTCGCCCAGCAGCACGGCCGGCTGCACGCCGCCCAGCCAGTCGTCCGCGCGGGCGTGCGCGACCGCCGCCTCCAGCGTGTCCAGCACGAAGCCGCTCTGCGACGTGACGTGTCCGTCCAGCCCGGCACGCACGCGGGCCCGTACCTGGGCGCGGGCGCCCCGGTCCTGCGCGGTGAAGGCCGCGAAGGCCCCACGCGACTCGACGCCCAGCACGCCGGCGTCCAGCAGCGCCCCGCGAGCGTCGAAGCGGTCCATGGTGTCCAGGGCGGCCGCCGCGGCCCCGGCGTAGGCCGCGCCTCTGGCCAGCGCGTCCAGGAAGGCTGTCAGGAACACCGACGCGTGTACGCAGCGCGGATCGGCGTGGGTCAGGGCCGTCACCACCGCCGACTCGCGGGCCAGCGCCTCGCCCCGGACGCCCGCGATCCACACGGCCGCGATCCGCATCAGGCCGCCGTTCCCGGCGCTGCGGTGCCCGCTGTCCTGCCACGCGCGCACACCGCCGTCCAGCCGGTCTGGCGCGCTCCGGCCCGTGTCCAGGGCGCTGCGGGTCAGCGACCCGACGTCCGGCGGACCGGCCGCCAGCCACGCGCGCAGCGCCGCCAGCACGCCCGGGTGCCCCTCGCTGCGGGCGTAGCCGAGCAGGGTGGCGACCACCATCTGCGAGTCGTCGGTCGCCTCGCCCGGCGCGAAGCCGAACACGCTGCCCGGCTGGTAGGTGTCGATCACGCCGTAGTGCGCGTGGATGGCCTGGGGCGTCTTGAATTCGGTCGCGGCCCCCAGCGCGTCGGCGGCGCTCAAGGACAGCAGGGTGGTCAGCGCGGCGTCGGGCATGCCCCAGATGCTGCCACGTCCGCTCCGCCGTGACGTGCCGGACCGCAAGGGTTCCGTCAGGGCCAAGGGAGTAGACTCCGGCCGTATGGTTCGCGGCGATCTGTCCGTCTTCCCGTTTCTCTCCGTGATGCAGATGCTGCTCACCAGCGGACGGGCGGGACGGCTCAGTGTGGACCACCCGCGCGGCGGCCAGCTGTGGATCGACCGCGGCGACGTGGTGCACGCCCGGACCAGCGCCCTGAAGGGGGAGGCGGCCCTGCAACTGCTCTCCAGCCTGGACAGCGGCCTGTTCACCTTCGAGCCCGACGCCCCGGCGCCCGAACGCACCCTGAACCTGCGCCGCGACGCCGCGCTGCGCCGCATGCTGGAGGAAAGCGAGGGCTGGACCACCGCCCTGCGCACCTTCCCCGACTGGTCGCGCACCCTGCGCTTCACGGACAAGTGGTCGGACGCCCAGCCGGTCAGCCGCACCCAGTACCGCGCGCTGAGCCTGCTGGAGGGCAGCGCCAGCATCCAGTCGATGCTCGAACGCAG
This region of Deinococcus metalli genomic DNA includes:
- a CDS encoding response regulator; its protein translation is MAYTILVADDEPAIRTMLEVILSADGHDIVAVSDGKAALDYLRDNTPDVMLLDIKMPHMDGFEICSRVKRIKRLRGIPVLLLTGFDDDQTRDHAKLVGADDIVYKPLSGKNLRGRVNQLVEARRR
- the rpmE gene encoding 50S ribosomal protein L31, coding for MKKDIHPKVVPTKIIYQGKVVMETLSTRPEIHVDVWSGVHPFWTGEERFVDTEGRVDKFNKRFGDSYRNKKK
- a CDS encoding GGDEF domain-containing protein, which gives rise to MPSTPTTPHDVPQAAAWQRSQERMFSALVGLTLVASAAALALQRPHYDRLDVWALPGLALLLLTLQGLLWTRRLELPTAMRVAYVGGAAYVLLALNHQFSVLSQTSVTLMESTYWFAVIYAAAFLAFPSRAATAVTGGVLGLAALICAWHVGFTVPAATRVGLTSASVQFLLTGAVLIVLNRTIGVQHHRLMASRAAAFTDVLTGLANRRAAEERLADLAARAEAFTLVLFDLDHFKAVNDTHGHATGDAVLRGVGASVRSRLPVGGLAARWGGEEFLLVLPPTPPADVQGMLDMLRASLHAQEHGPVRGITACFGVASARPGEHPDHVLARADRAMYAAKAQGRNDVQLSEGAPRSSPLCPQD
- a CDS encoding ADP-ribosylglycohydrolase family protein, whose amino-acid sequence is MPDAALTTLLSLSAADALGAATEFKTPQAIHAHYGVIDTYQPGSVFGFAPGEATDDSQMVVATLLGYARSEGHPGVLAALRAWLAAGPPDVGSLTRSALDTGRSAPDRLDGGVRAWQDSGHRSAGNGGLMRIAAVWIAGVRGEALARESAVVTALTHADPRCVHASVFLTAFLDALARGAAYAGAAAAALDTMDRFDARGALLDAGVLGVESRGAFAAFTAQDRGARAQVRARVRAGLDGHVTSQSGFVLDTLEAAVAHARADDWLGGVQPAVLLGDDSDTVACVTGAILGARGIAVPGDLLPPLRLGHSWPGWDRAWPCAERYPALLRNARPA
- a CDS encoding nucleotidyltransferase family protein → MTEAEFLDTVRRNPVTAAILGRLAALGTQQTHLVAGALFQTVWNVRSGQPPGAYILDYDIFYWDDDASFDAEDRVIRRATAVFRDLDVRVEVRNQARVHLWFPQRTGLVRPPLTSVRDGIDQFLVECTRVGVDAAGRVYAPSGLDDLAAGLLRLNPRNHTPDLYAAKVASYVARWPWLVALPPALHG
- a CDS encoding thymidine kinase, yielding MLRSPYHGGHLEVIVGPMFSGKSEELIRRVTRAVIARQRVQVYKPALDDRYHAAAVASHAGRTVDAVAVRSAADIRAHLSGEGALLRGEPLPLPDVVGIDEVQFLDGEVVPLALDLADQGVRVILAGLDLDFRAEPFGCMPGLLARAESVEKLTAICTVCGAPATRSQRLIGGQPARFDDPVVLVGALESYEARCRVHHVVLDGS
- a CDS encoding DUF4388 domain-containing protein, producing the protein MVRGDLSVFPFLSVMQMLLTSGRAGRLSVDHPRGGQLWIDRGDVVHARTSALKGEAALQLLSSLDSGLFTFEPDAPAPERTLNLRRDAALRRMLEESEGWTTALRTFPDWSRTLRFTDKWSDAQPVSRTQYRALSLLEGSASIQSMLERSGEPPRAVLDTLRPFLMAGLIEQV